ctttgttgttttatCAGCTGAGAAGTTTACCTCCCTGTAGTTGTGTATAAAACTCCACTTTGTCATAACTGAGCATATCTTTCTCCACCTTGCTATTGCAAACCAAGGAAGTTTATGAGATGCAAAAGCCTGAATCACTGCCTTTGAGTCTGTTCTTAAAACAATATTGAAGAATTCATTATGTATAGCCCATTTCCCTGCTATGATAACTGCATAAATCTTTGCATAATAGTTTGTTGATATCCCCAGACCACCTGAGATTGCTATAATGAATTCACCAGTGCTATTTCTTCCAAAAATCCCATATCCAGATGCACCTGGGTTTTCTCTAGAAGCCCCATCACAACATAACAATAGTTGCCCCTGTGCTGGAAGTGAGAAGAAAACTTCTTTGACAGTCATTCTTTTAACTCTTCTTGATTTTAAACCAAAACTCCTTAGCACCTGCAGATCATATTGACTGTTCCACGTCACTGCCTTTATTCTTACTTCACTGTCTGAAATGGTattcaatatttttctttttatgaccaGTACATCACACTTTCCATTATCATATAAGCATTCATTTATTAGGAACCAGAGTTCTTTCATTGTTATAAATGAAGCCAATCTCCAGGTTTCTTTTATTGCATGACTTTTTTGGTTGGATAATTGCAATATATCTTCAAAAGATCttggatttctgaaactaaaaatGCCTCCAAGCCACTTCCAGATTATTTCACTAAAATTACAGTACCAGAGTATATGTTCTCTTGTTTCCTCTTCATTTTTGCATAAAATGCACCTTGAAGCTATATTGAACTTTCTTTTCTTCATATTATCATCAGTTGCAGTTATATTTCTAGCTAACTTCCACAGATTACAAGATATACTTGGATGAAATGAGTTATCCCATACCTGTTTAGTCCAATGTATTTGATGAAATTTCTGTCTAATGACTTCTACTTCAGAAGATATTGTGAAGTCCCCTGTTACTGTACCAGTCCATATTCTTCTGTCTCTATCACCATTTAGAACACGTAATTCATTTACTCCAATCATCTCCAGAAGTTCAGTAGGTAAGATCCATTCTCCATCTAGTATAAAGTCTGAAACTTTCATGTCAGGAAATTGCTTTATGTAGTTATTTTCAGGATATATTTCTTTCGATGTTTTCTCCATCACCCATTTATCATTCCATGCAGATATGTCCTTTCCATTCCCAAATAACCATCTTGTATGCTCTTCCACTTCATTGAATATCCATTTTATACCCAtctatattgaagatttcttataGTAAGTAAACCATTCCCCCTTTTTATTCTTGAATTTAGATTGAAAGAATTTAGACCAATCATCTGATTCATTTTGTATTTTCCAGCATAGCTTCATTAAAAGAGCTTTATTTATCACTTCTAATGTCCTCAACTCAAGTCCTCCTTCAACTATTGGAGCACAAGTATTATCCCACTtcaatgttattatttttttggttgaAGGATCACCTgaccaaaaaaaatttattattattttttcacacTCTTTTATTACCCTCTTTGGCCATTTATACACTGACATTGAATAAATTGGCAAGCTGCAAAGAACAAATTTGACCAGAATGAGTCTTTCTTGGAACGATAGCAATTTTCCTTTCCATCCATCCAATCTTTCATGCATCATTTCTACCACATTCCATACATGATATGATTTAATATTACCTGGTACCAACATCACACCCAAGTGTTTGTCTGGGAAATCAACCAATGTTTTTTTGAGGAAAAAGGGTATATATTAagaaaaaatatgtacaaaatatttACATAGGAGTAAAAGACTCCTAAcccaaaaaaagacaagagactTATCACAGCTACATAATCTCATCCCAATGAAACAGAATCTGGTTCATAGAATAACCATTAAAAACTTCAGACGAAGAACTCCATAAGCATATATCTATCTTAACGGAATACTCCAAATCGTCATTTGATTTCGATCTTCCACCATGAACTCTTCGATTTCTTTCCAACCACAGTTCCCAGCAAAATGCAAAAGGAACTAGGTGCCAAACCTTTCTTAATCTCTTTGGAATTCTATTCAAACTCCAGCTTTTCATAAAACTTCTTAAGTCTTCATTGAAAACCCATCTCAGCTTCACAGAGTTAAGAAACATATCCCACAACCCCTTTGCCCAGCTATAATGCAAGAAAAGATGGTCCTGACTTTCTACGTGAGAATTACAGAACACACAGCTATCTGAATTGACAGTTACCCTCCTGCGCCGCAACATGTCTCTAGTCGGAATTGATTCATGCATAGCAGCCCACATTAGAAAAGTTACTTTAGGTGGATCACAATTGCTTCTTATAGTCATCTCATACTCCCAATTGTCTTCAACTTCATCCAGTTTGTTGTATAGAGCTTTAGCTGTACACAAGCCATCAGTAACGTCTTCTTCATCTGGTGACAACACAATGTTCCTCAGGTCGTGCTTGATCTCAAGAAGATCAATGCTTTCAGCCGGGTCTAACGCTTTTGAGAAATTGAAATTCCAAGAGTTTTCTTTTATCTCAGCTACCATGTTGAACTTCTGCCTACTGATTTTATATAACCTTAGATATTTATCCTTTAGATATCCTTTATAAGACCACCAGTCATGCCAAAATCTCACACTTCTTCCATTCTTTACACAGATGTTAACAACTTCATAGAAATCTTTGTTCCCTTAAGAATATCAAACCACATACTTATTTTTGTTGCTTCCTTAGTCTGTATAGGTACTATGCATAAGCCATCATAATGAGTTTTCTCACACAGAATTTGTCTCCACAGCGCCATTTTCGCAACAACATATCTCCCATGCTACTTATCCAGTAACGATCTGTTAATATGTCTTATATTTCTAATGCCTAAACCTCCCTTCCTCCTAGATTTACATATTTTTTTCCCATGAGACCCAGCTCATCTTCCTCTTATCATCATCTTCCCCCCAAAGAAATCTTCTCATGATATTATTCAGTTTCTTCTCCACTGACACAGGAAGATAAAAGACAGATAGAAAATAGATTACAATGTTCTGCAAAGAACTTTATACTAAAGTTACCCTTTCTAccttgttgaggaattttcttttCCATGGAGCCAATTTCTTTTTCATCCTTTCAATAACTACATCCCATATTGCCACGTTTCTTTTACTAGCACCAATTGGTAATCCCAGATACGTAATAGGGAGAGCATCCATCCTACACCCCAATTCCATAGCTAACTACTGCGCCACATCATCTGCACCTATGCTTGTCATGGAGCTTTTCTCCAGATTTAGCTTTAACCCAGTCAACACTTCAAACAACACCAAGATAATTAAAAGTCTTTTTATCTCCAGTTTTGAAGCATTTAGCAATATGATTGTATCATCCACAAACTGCAGATGAGAAATCACAGTTCCGCCTTGTGCTACTTGGAATCCACCAATTCTGTTATCATTAACCGCCTCTGTCAGGAGCATAGAAAGAACTTCCACcaccaaaagaaacaaaaaaggtGAAAGGCTCACCTTGTCTAATTCCTTTAGATGGCTTAATTATATTTGTTGCTTCACCATTCACAAGGATTGGAAACTGCGCTCCTGTGACACACCAGCCAATCTAATTAATCCACTTCTCACCAAAGCCATTTTCCCTAAGAATAGCAAATAGAAAAGGCCAATTGACATTTTCAAAGGCTTTTTCCATGTCTATTTTACATAGAATTCCTGGCTTATTCTGTCGTAATCTACTATCAATGCATTCGTTAGCTATCAAAATGCCATCCAAGATTTGTTTATTCTTCATGAACGCTCCTCGAGCCTTGGAAAATAGTTGAGGCATCACCAACTTCAATCTCTCTGCTAGAAGTTTGGAGATGATCTTATAGAAGCTGCTAATCAAACTCAAAGGTCTGAAATCTTTAACTGTAGTTGAATCTTCTTTTTTCGATATCAACTTCAAGAAGGCCATATTTAATCTCCAATCTAGTTTTTCTTTACCATGAAATTCGTTAATGGCAGCCATTACATCGTGCTTAAGAAAACCCCAACAAACCTTGTAAAACTCCAAACTGTAGCCGTCTGGACCAGGTCCTTTGTTTGCACCACGTTTCTTAATAGCTTCACAAACTTCATCCTCATCAAAGGGTCTCTCCAACCAAGACTGCATACCTGTTTCAATTTTCTTGAAGTTCAAATTTTCAAAAGAAGGATTAACTGAAGAAGTAGCAGTAAACAAGTTTGTATAATAATGTTGTTTACTTTGCATTCCTCTGCAATCTGTAATCTTCTAGCTTCAATTTTACCTCCAATTAAACATTTACTCTTCTCCAAATTTACTAGTTGTCCAGAAGATGATATGCTTGCAGCAGCTTCATTAATTTCCTGACATTCCTTTTTCTGCATTGATGAAGAGGAAAATGTCATCTGCAAAAAAGATATGAGATGGTTGTATCCCCTCTCTGTTTACCATTGCCTTTAGTCTTCCATCTTTAATCATTGTAGAAATATTCCTACTAATAATATCTTCAGTTATGACAAATAAGAGAGGTGAGAGAGGATCACCCTGTCTCAATCCTCTCTCAACTTTAAAATAACCTTCCGGTCCTCCATTAACTAGCACAAAATTTTTAGTTGATTGTACTAAAACCTTTAACCAATGCAACATTTTATCCGTGAAGCCAAATATACTTAACACTTGAAACATGAACTTCCAGCTTAGTGAGTCATATGCTTGGGTGATGTCTAGCTTCAATCCAAAGTTTCCTCCCCTTATTTTGACTCCCATCTCATTAATAATATCAGATGCTAAGGAAATTTTCTCATGGATAGTTCTACCCTTTATAAAAGCTCCTTGCCGAGGTGACACTATCTTGTGTATAAATTTCCCCAATCTTGTTGCCAGAATTTTTGTGAATATTTTGAAACTAAAGTTCATAAAGCCAATTGGCCtgaaccgttttttttttttttttgcattattcACTTTAGGAAGAAGCTTCAGAAAGTTAGCATTTAAACCCGAGGGTATAAATCCTCTCCTCCAATAAAACTGAATAGCCTTTATTAAATCTGCACCAATGATATCCCATGAACATGTATAAAACCAACCTGCaaaaccatctggtccaggaGCACTTTCTGGATTTAGTTCAAATACAACTCTTTTTATTTCTTATGCAGAAGGAACAGAATCCATAATGCAGTTATCTTCATCAGTCACCACTTTTGGTATATTATCCATGATACCCTCTTCTATATTTACCTCCTGATTCTTGAACTTGTCTTCAAAATGATTAACTAGTTCCTCAGCAATTTCCTTTTGATCAGTTATAATATTACCAGTTGTATCTTCAAGTTCAGTTATCATATTTCGAGAATGTCTTATCCTCATATTAACATGAAAAAATCTAGTATTTGATGCTCCATCTTTCAACCACATCACTATTGATTTCTGCTGGATAATTTCTCTCTTCTGCTGCTCAAGGATTAACTGCTTACCTCTTGTAGTTACAAGTTTGTTAAGCAACAAAATATCCTCAAGATTATTATCAGATTCTATTGTTTCTTCattaacttcatcttcagccagcTTCAAATTTTTATTTACATCACCAAAAACTGACCAATTCCATTCTTTCAAATCAACCTTTATTCTCTtcacaaaaaaaaaggatttccttCCATGTATTGTTCCCAAGACTTTTTAATAACTTCCAAGAAATCAGGATGAGATTTCCAAACCTTTAAAGCTCTAAATAGAGTATTACTTGGTTTTGGAATACCAGCATTAGACCCATATAATGTATTATGATCAGAAATATTTCTTAATCCTAATTTGTATCCCCAACTTGGAAATTTCTCTAACCATTTCTCATTAAAAACTGCTCTATCAAGATTacacaaaatccttttttttccagCTCTGTTATTGCACCAGAAGTAATCCAAACCTACTTTAGGAGCCTGTATTAAACCACGTTGATGTAGGAAGTTATTGAATTCTAACATAGCTATCCTTAATGGTCTTAAACCACCTTGTTTTTCTTCCTCTTTCATTATGGTGTTGAAATCCCCCATTGCTAAACATGTTTTGCTTATTATGCTAACATCCACCAATTCCTCCCCTAAGCTTCTTCTATATTTTGTTAAATTTTCAGCATGAATACCAGTAATCATTATATCTCCAACTTCCACTATTATAGCTTGATCAGATAAAGAAATAATATTAGGTTTCTgtaatgaagaattctaaaaaatCCAGATGTTCCCTTTCCTGTCATCTCTTGAATTATGTATCACATCATAGTGCACTCCTGGTAACTTCAATTTTTTAACAAAATCAGCAGAATAATAAACTTTTGGTTCTGCAATAATTACTAAAGAAGGATTAAAAGACTGTACTAAATTCCTAAGTTTGTCTTTGGCCTTCATTCTTCTCAGGCCTCTGACATTCAAGAATATTACTTTCATTTAGAATTTAGAGAATGAGAAGTATTTCTTCTCAAAGTCTCTTTTTTACcaccattaagaactaaatttgCTGCTTGTTGTCTAGTAGTAACACTACCACCTTGTGGTAACTTCTGCTTTACTTTTGGCCCATTATCATTTTTAGCTCCTTGTCCCACATGTGGTACAATAGAACTGACATTATTAACAGAATGAGCACTTGATGCATTACTTAAAATGTTTTCTACTGGAAGAGCAGGAAATTCAACATGAGAGTTAAAAGACTCTTCAGTCAGGTCTTGTAACACATGAAATTTACCTGAGTTTTTATTTTGCCCTTGAGTTGTATCAGAAGTATGAATATCAGAAGTTATTTGCACTGGATTTGTATCAGTAGTATTATTAGCAGGTGTACTTGGTTCACCCATCTCATTTGTTGAGTAGCATATATCAAAACCAGAAGTATTTTGAGTCTGTCTCTTGGGGGTAACTTTTCTCCAAACTTTCTTTTGCTCTTTAGGAAACACTGCAGTGTCTTCACCTTTGTcttgttctcttttttttttctacattCTGCAGTAAGATGACCAACAATCTTGCAATGGTAACAAAATTTAGGTAGATTAGGAATGTTAACTGCTTGTTCAAACTTTGCATATTTAGATTCCACACAGATCTTGCTTGGAATTACCTTAGCCAAATCCAATTCTTCCAAGATACTTGCATAAAATCCTACTTccttcttgagaatattttcatcaACTTTAATTGGTTTCCCTAAAGCCTTTCCAATATGAAGTAAGATTTTCTCCTTCCAATATTCAATACTCAGACCTGGAAATTGAACTCATACATAAGCCATTGATGTTTTAAGTGATTCTGGTTGAAATTTGGTTCCCATTTCctaattttgagattatgatcTTCCACCACCCAATCTCCATCCTAAATATACTTCATATCAGATTCATTCTCTAGTTTAATAATGAAAAAGCCTTTTACAATTGGAATTAATTGAAATTTACCTGAAGTACTCCATTGTCTTCTTAAAGATGATTTTGCTATAGAAAATTATAATTTCACCAAATCTAATCTGCCAATTAAATTGAATTTCCATTCTTTTAAGATTTCATCAATATCATCACCAGGAATGAAAGATAAAAATTCATCTACCTTATTTGTATCACGATTAAGAATTTCTTCAGATTTATCATCTGTTTTTGTTTGAGATCTAGAATCAGTTTCACCTGATCGGTTACCTCTTATTTCCGATATTGATACTTATTTATTTAATCGAAACATGGATTATTATTACCACCAATCATTGAAAAAACCTAGAAAACCACCTGAATTAATAATGAACCTTACGAAAATCGaagaaaaacgaagaaaaaaattaccgagtcaaaccgattttttcTCCTGAGTCAAAACCGATTCGCAAAGAACTACAACATTCATTGAACCAACTCTTCcactttattttttttcaatattcaccgttatatgaaaaacctgattcaaccaagataatatcattcaaccgttagatcgaacttagcttgttacacacaaatgaaatgtacccttatttaggtttatgtaactgtacctaaacgtgtacaccatgttggttcaaaaatagttaaccgaggttagccatatgattactctcatatcaaccttattcatcttaaccataactagttcaaatgactcaaatgaaactagttaaaaagttgttcaattgatatattcccatagaattatacaagaacacaactgaagcaaaattggtttgattcactcaaatcaatcatgaaaattatagccacggtttgcaaagattgcgttctttattatataaatgtttatgttcatgttcataaccgattttagaactttaaccttcaagtattcaaacgggtacgcatacttgaaatacccggactaagattgggtttcgccagtacgcaaacgggtacctgatgtgatttgtagatagtggtaaaagtggttcgattctcagacttgcgaaggataaaatatagacttaaattctaaaactaaaatagaaaacaaactaaaaattgtcacaaactcaatcaaagatgatatcaatattaaaagaacactgaggctaagattccactattttccaagttcaaagtgatttaatcccaatatttatatttatgcaattttctcgttcaagttgattctaacttattgcaactagtagattctcaaaataacaagtgtaaatccaaagcatagaacatcaaaaacctaggtccaagtatgttctatcaaaagaaatcacaattgcttaacaaggatcattcaaacaattttcaaccaaggaaaataatcataaaataattgaaaataaataaataaaatagaatataccacttcttgttggaaaaatagcttcctttatcgcctcagcaatggggtttagctcctcatattaatcacttgctcaaaataaatgtttgttgctcaaaagttgattaaagatgaaaaactataacactggatgtttgcaacgatgtattggcgttgcaagacaaaggactgactgttacaaagaagtcactgtagcagcgttacaaatttgagacactgttcttatttgcagcggatgttcttcagcagcagcagcagcagaatacggtttcctgcaacttgatcaatatggctctgtagggtttctaactcctctgcgactgctccaataacttcgttctCTTttctgggacttaaacacaccttttatactactcagaaaccttaaaatagcgattaattctcactttttctttacgtgcaagtcacggcaataatctcttctgccgacttccctagccaattctgagctttcccgattgtcttaaactcttccttagatagaatactaccttaggaaaaaatttcacgcgtttaatctccctgaattaccaaaaatcaacccaaacagagacccgtacaaaactcaaactctgtttccttattttggattatccagcccaatttgattgattccagcgcacataccaggcttgtttagttgaatcacgtctagccaatcaaatttcagcgattgaatctcactcaaacatcttcgaaatccaaacgaaaatttggttgctcactggttatttctcccgccaaaaaaatattcgaattttgagaagaaagtgacctccccctatcatgtgctggtatccctttagcagctgcctggaaatggatgccccttaataaTTAGGTCAcctcttatccaaagtgagagtccgtatagtaattttctcccacgagcgcaaaaaccacttttttagccaatttcgccgcaaaagcttatttctccaaaaatacctacagggacataaaaagccataataaatacaaaatcgggcactaataatatatacaattgagattatataagacacaaaaatgtgcctatcaaatacccccaaacttattatttgctagtcctcgagcaaatcaaatagaaaataaaatcctaactcactgtcgcaggcatcgtcgattgcatttagcgtatgcaataagcctttaaacccctaggtggccctagtggccgagttataatctcgggagggcttacaagagatatacccacaaaacctttactccagaccttagctatctacgcagaacctttgaaggcactaaagaatctccttggttggcatacttattgactacaggaggaagtaccctgatgcgaaattccaattgttgtacacgagtttgcactcaagcatactaaaattcatataaagtgacagagctctactcaaatagttgcactatggacatcaatatccggagtcaaaactaatcacatggatagatcaagaagatggatatagaaaaacatagatggttttgatgtttactaagtgaacggcgtttcccatatctgtctgaaggcctccgccaaaatgaacctatcctaatggattgagatattagtctgactaatatcaacacactggcatatacaagggaaccagtggtcgataacctaactctaggtcaacacaactggcatatacaagggtaccagtggtcgactttattgaatttgttccttttggtcaaatggtctggtctcaattttttttttcatggtatctcaatcactctaattcaccctagcattggtaacaacttgaatcgtgggccccacctatcacttagagaaacatagtttaaaaaaaaaaatagaagtgaaaaggactcaacgagatatggtgaaactatcatgttatttctaacacctgagctctgtgcttttatgaatagactctatagatgtttccatctaatcagattggttcctcaactcctacaaccaagatgcttccatccacttagattggttagtgccatcctgaatacgcataaatctctaggTTCTGGAGTGTATTTATTTattctgcaactaaaaagtttctccgatacccccaaacttaaatctaacattgtcctcaatgttctaaagatgaaattaaaagcatgaacaaggagaaacagttaccattgaagcaaaagagttaaggaaagatattacaatgttgcatgagattgggttacctcccaagaagtgctaagtttaaagtcttcagccagacatcaagtttcataaaatggaTAATTacttttcaaatcatatatcagtagtcgaaataactgtgggtcatcaaaaccaaataaaactgccactaatatgaaacaactgcacaggatcagaaaaaataacataaggagcacaacctcattgaaagtttcttgcaagacaactggattgggcttcatatgaatgtcttgaaaaatagattcatccgaaaaacgggactttaatagctggatttcctcctggatagtatcagga
The nucleotide sequence above comes from Papaver somniferum cultivar HN1 chromosome 8, ASM357369v1, whole genome shotgun sequence. Encoded proteins:
- the LOC113306300 gene encoding uncharacterized protein LOC113306300, which gives rise to MGIKWIFNEVEEHTRWLFGNGKDISAWNDKWVMEKTSKEIYPENNYIKQFPDMKVSDFILDGEWILPTELLEMIGVNELRVLNGDRDRRIWTGTVTGDFTISSEVEVIRQKFHQIHWTKQVWDNSFHPSISCNLWKLARNITATDDNMKKRKFNIASRCILCKNEEETREHILWYCNFSEIIWKWLGGIFSFRNPRSFEDILQLSNQKSHAIKETWRLASFITMKELWFLINECLYDNGKCDVLVIKRKILNTISDSEVRIKAVTWNSQYDLQVLRSFGLKSRRVKRMTVKEVFFSLPAQGQLLLCCDGASRENPGASGYGIFGRNSTGEFIIAISGGLGISTNYYAKIYAVIIAGKWAIHNEFFNIVLRTDSKAVIQAFASHKLPWFAIARWRKICSVMTKWSFIHNYREVNFSADKTTKKGSTLNRGEKNHF
- the LOC113306301 gene encoding uncharacterized protein LOC113306301; the encoded protein is MVAEIKENSWNFNFSKALDPAESIDLLEIKHDLRNIVLSPDEEDVTDGLCTAKALYNKLDEVEDNWEYEMTIRSNCDPPKVTFLMWAAMHESIPTRDMLRRRRVTVNSDSCVFCNSHVESQDHLFLHYSWAKGLWDMFLNSVKLRWVFNEDLRSFMKSWSLNRIPKRLRKVWHLVPFAFCWELWLERNRRVHGGRSKSNDDLEYSVKIDICLWSSSSEVFNGYSMNQILFHWDEIM